In the Rhinoderma darwinii isolate aRhiDar2 chromosome 13, aRhiDar2.hap1, whole genome shotgun sequence genome, one interval contains:
- the PDRG1 gene encoding p53 and DNA damage-regulated protein 1 gives MEKYEASETVLAYLQEVERKAEDVLVDRRQIVDLDIKRNQNREALRALSRDPSQPGPPVAVCFGNMFIKLPKDKIEKMIRRDQEQLDAEIKSLRSQLKVKVNQLYEAQGKPELKGFNLNPLDPDELKAIDKVLNG, from the exons ATGGAGAAATATGAGGCGTCCGAGACCGTTCTGGCTTATctgcaggaggtggagaggaaagCCGAGGATGTGCTGGTGGACAGGCGGCAG ATTGTGGACCTCGACATTAAGAGGAATCAGAATAGGGAGGCGTTACGAGCGCTGAGCAGAGACCCCTCTCAGCCAG GGCCGCCGGTGGCCGTTTGCTTCGGCAATATGTTTATCAAACTTCCGAAAGATAAAATCGAGAAAATGATTCGGCGAG ATCAGGAACAGTTGGATGCGGAAATCAAAAGTCTGCGCTCGCAGCTGAAAGTGAAGGTGAACCAGTTGTACGAGGCGCAAG GTAAACCAGAGCTGAAAGGCTTTAACCTGAACCCGCTGGATCCGGACGAACTCAAGGCGATCGATAAAGTTTTGAACGGATGA